A window of Neorhizobium galegae bv. orientalis str. HAMBI 540 genomic DNA:
CGCTGTTATGCGCGCTGAGCGTTCTGTTGCTGATCCGGGCCTTCGTGGAAGTCGACGTACTTTTCCCCTACCAGATCGGTTCATTCCTGATGTTCTACGCGGCTGGCCGGTTGACCCTTCGCCAGAAGTCCACCGCGTTCACCTCTCATCCCGTCGGAGGCCGGGGGACTATTGCCGCTTGAGCTTTTCGAAGAGGTGCTCGGCGAGCCGGAGCGCCAGCGCCACGGCCGGCAGTGTCGGATTGGCATGGCCTCCTGTCGGGAACAGGCCGCTGCCGGCGAGATAAAGATTGCCGATGCCATGCACGCGGCAATTGGCATCCGTGACGCCATCGTCGGGTGTATCGGACATGCGGCTGAGGCCGATCTGGTGATAGCCGTCGAATGCCTGGCTCAGCACGGCCTGCTGCCGCTGGGCAGCATCATGTAGATATTCCAGCCGACCGAGCCCGGTTCGACGTAGCCACGTATCGAGAATCTCGTGCGATTTCAGGACCGAACTGACGTCTTGTTCGACCACTTGATAATCGACGACAAGGGCGGCCTGCCTGCCCGCTCCACCCTGTTGAAGGTGGACCCGGCTTTCCGGATTGGGCACCTGTTCGGCATGGTAGCGAAGCAGATAACGACCTTTCGGATTGATCAGCGTGCGCCACGGCTCGATGCGCCGCTCCAACATATTGAGAAGCGACCCGAACAGATCGAATACCAAGCGGCGATCGGCGCGGATATTCCGCCAATGCTGCCGGCGGTCGATATTCTCAGGTCCCTTGGCCGTCGGCGCAAGGCCATTCGAGAGACGGCGGTAGAGGCCGAACATTTTCAGGAACAGATAGATGAGCGACAGCGCGCCTGAGGCATGCGCGGGGTCGGCGACCGAAATCGCGTCGATCCAGAAGACGCAGTTGAGAAGCCCCTCCTCTGCCTGGATCTCCGGTACGATCTGCAGCCTGCGACGAAAGACATAGTTTTCGTCGTCGACATTGAAGGCGAAATGGCTCGCGATCCTGGACCTGTCGAATTGCAGCACGGCAATATAGCCCGTGAGATGCCCTTGATAAAAACGGCCGAGCGGACCGCTCATACCGCCCAATGCCTCTGGCCGTCTCTCCCGCAAAGCGAGCAGCAGGCGGGCATTTTCCAACCCTCCTCCCGCAAGCACGAAAGTCCTAGCCGTAATCTGGCTTTCCTGCCCCGCACGATAGGTGGTGAGACCTTCGACACGTCCACCGGAACCATCGAGCGTGATCCCGGTGACGATCGTGTTGACGAGACGAATCCGCTTGGAAGCCTTGAGCTGCTCTCCGTAAACCGGGCCAAGATCCGGAGACCGGCTCCATCGCTCCAGAGCGTTCGTATCGACCCCATGGTCGGAAACGTCGATCGCCTCAAAAGCAGGCTCGGCGGCATTGCAATTGAGGAATGTCAGCGCCTCCGGATAGTGGCGGCGAAGCTCCTCGTGAGAAATGGGCCAGCCGGAAAAGGGTACATGATCTCGCTTCTGTAGATCGATATCGTCGAAGGTAACGCACCGGCCGCCCCAGAGCGCGGAAGCGCCGCCTATGCCTGGCCGGGACATCGCGATCGAAGCTGCATGATGACCGTTGGTGAATTCGATACCACCGGCACCGGCATCATCCGTCGCTCCGCCCGCACCCATCTCGACAAGGGTTACCGAGAGCCCCAACTCCTCCAGCTTGAAGGCGAGTGCCAACCCGACGGGGCCGGCGCCGACGATGCAGACATCCGTCGTCTCAGTCTCAGTATCTGCTGAAGCCATGTATGCCTTTGAGAGAGAACCTTGGATTACCAGCACATAGAGCATGCCGGCAGAAAGGGAACCGCCCATGCGGATGAGGCTTGGCAAACATCGGATTTGATATTGGCCGCTAAAATGTCGAGGCTTATAGAGCCATCATCCGACGACGATGCCGCATGAGACGCCGGCCGTCCCAATTCCGATCAACGTTACGGCAGGATTTCCAATATCGACGACCATGCACCGCTAGAAGCTGACCGCCTTCGGCTCGATAGCCACCAACCGGCCGCCGTCGATCTTGTAAAGCCCGATCTTGCGCTCCGCCATGCCACTCGGTGTAAAGCGGAACAGACCCGTAACCCCTCGAAAACCGGTCTTTGTCGTTAGCATTTCCGGCGTCAGTGCCGCAGCACCCTTGCCTCTGACGATGCCGGCAGCGACCGCGATACTGTCGTAACCCTCGGCGGCATAGACCGAGAGCGAACGCTTGTTGAAACGGCGATAGCGCTCGCCGATCAACAGAGAAGCATCCGGATCGACCGCCGCGATGATGACGCCGCTCGCTGCCGGATCGGTATAAAGCTCCATCGGCCAATGGCTGGTTCCGACAACGGCCAGTTTGCCGAAAGAGGCCCTGACACCCTTCAAGATAGGCCCGATCGCCGCAGAATCACCCATCAGCACCAAGGCACCGGCATCATCGAGCAAAGCCTTGTTGCGGGTAAGCAGGTCACCAAGCGGGGCGGCTGGATCATAACGAACCACACCTATCAGCGCACCGCCGGCCTGGCTGACGGCCGATCTCAGGCGCTCTTCGTCAACACCGGCTATGCTATTGGGCGTCAGAGCGATAACTCTCTTGTGGCCGGAAGCGATGACCGGGTGCACACCCCGAGCAACGCTCGCCACTTCGTCAAACCCGAAATTGAAGACTTTCGCGCCCGCCACAGGGCTTGAAAGATTGATCAGCGACGGTCGCTGATCGGCCGGAATGGCGGCAATCGCCGCCGTCGTCGCCTGCGGCGCATAGCTGATCAGCAGACCGGAACCGCG
This region includes:
- a CDS encoding FAD-dependent oxidoreductase, coding for MASADTETETTDVCIVGAGPVGLALAFKLEELGLSVTLVEMGAGGATDDAGAGGIEFTNGHHAASIAMSRPGIGGASALWGGRCVTFDDIDLQKRDHVPFSGWPISHEELRRHYPEALTFLNCNAAEPAFEAIDVSDHGVDTNALERWSRSPDLGPVYGEQLKASKRIRLVNTIVTGITLDGSGGRVEGLTTYRAGQESQITARTFVLAGGGLENARLLLALRERRPEALGGMSGPLGRFYQGHLTGYIAVLQFDRSRIASHFAFNVDDENYVFRRRLQIVPEIQAEEGLLNCVFWIDAISVADPAHASGALSLIYLFLKMFGLYRRLSNGLAPTAKGPENIDRRQHWRNIRADRRLVFDLFGSLLNMLERRIEPWRTLINPKGRYLLRYHAEQVPNPESRVHLQQGGAGRQAALVVDYQVVEQDVSSVLKSHEILDTWLRRTGLGRLEYLHDAAQRQQAVLSQAFDGYHQIGLSRMSDTPDDGVTDANCRVHGIGNLYLAGSGLFPTGGHANPTLPAVALALRLAEHLFEKLKRQ
- a CDS encoding type 1 periplasmic-binding domain-containing protein, which gives rise to MTTRLHPVRLWLLSLFAAAVLSGCESSSVADKVLDDKALKPPPSMVEETFGRGSTEITLLLTKAPNGIYEGAARDIRDGAALAIGELDDAAVMKIKVVDVAGGPATVAAALATAKARGSGLLISYAPQATTAAIAAIPADQRPSLINLSSPVAGAKVFNFGFDEVASVARGVHPVIASGHKRVIALTPNSIAGVDEERLRSAVSQAGGALIGVVRYDPAAPLGDLLTRNKALLDDAGALVLMGDSAAIGPILKGVRASFGKLAVVGTSHWPMELYTDPAASGVIIAAVDPDASLLIGERYRRFNKRSLSVYAAEGYDSIAVAAGIVRGKGAAALTPEMLTTKTGFRGVTGLFRFTPSGMAERKIGLYKIDGGRLVAIEPKAVSF